CGCAATCGCCTGCGGGCCGTGAAAACCGTTTGGACTCACCAGCCACACCGCGTCGACTGCCGGATTATTTACAATCGTTTCATACTCCTCCGTCAGCAGTTCCGCCGGCAGATTCAGCTCCTTTAAAACCTCCAGGCCGCGCTCACGGTTCTTCTCCAGCAGCGCCAGCACCTCCACATCGTCGCGTTCCGTCAGACGGCGCAGCTGCACCGAACCCATCCAGCCCGCACCCACAAAGCCGATTCCAATTTTTTTCATCTTTTTCTCCAGATTGAATTTATGTGACCGGCGCAGTATAAATCCGGCCGCAATGATTGTTACAAAATTATATGCGATTTTCCGGCGCGTTTATTTTAGCAGTTCCGCCGGCAGCATATTTTCGGCGCGCACGGTGTCCATAATTAATTTTGCCACCCACTCCGCGCCGGTTTTGGAAAAGTGAGAGCGGTCGCCGGTATCAAAAAGCACCCAGGCTTTTTCTTCACCCATTGCTTGAATCCCTTCGCCGGTCAGCGCGTAGAGATCAACAACCGGACGCTTCTTTTCGGCAGCGACTTCTTTCATGGCATCGCAATACACCTGAAGATCGGTGCGCAGTACAGTCGGTTCACTGCTTTTATAGGTCAGGCGGCGCGGCGGTGTAACAAAAACCAGCCGGCCTTTTTTGGCGGCGACCTCGTCCGCAAACCGGCGCAGGTTATCTTTATATTCGCCATCAGGATGCGTGCCGATTTCGTAACCGACCAGAATTTTCTGATCATTATGCCCGAACTGAACAAAGACCACATCGCCGGGGACAACGCGGCTGATCAGATCGTCCCAGCGGCCTTCGGTAATGAACGACTTTGAACTTCTGCCGCCGATGGCAAGATTTGTAACTTTAATGCCTTTTTTAAAATGCGGTTCGATACAATCGCCCCAGCCGTATTTCGGCGCTTTATTCCAGACCGTGGAGTCGCCGGCCACAAGAACTTTAACTTCCGCCAATGCGCTTACAGCACATATCAATGCAAATACAATACTCAACAGACAGTTCATGATACCTTTCTTTGTGCTTTTTCAGTATAGTCCGGCTGAATAATAAAGGGCAGGGCGCACCGGACGCACCCCGCCTTTTTTATTGGCTAAATTGCTTATTTTAACCGCAGCGTATTTCCTTCCACCGCGAACAGGTCTGAAAAACTCCCGCGCGGCACGGCGCCGTTAACCCAGATCTTTCCCCGGCTCCACAATTTTTCAAAATCAGCGGCTTTGCAGCTTTTAATCGTCAGTTTGCCGCCGGAGCCCTCTGTGAAATCAATATATCCGCCGCTTAAAAAAGAGATCGAATCCGCTGTCAGCTCACCGTTTCCGGCGGCAAACCGCATGGCAACGCTTCTCAGATTGGTGCCGAACTGCAGATTGCCCTTAACCGTCCAGGCGCCGCCGGAAAATGTGACCAGCGTGCCGGAGCCGGCCAGCGTCATACCGTTGGTGGATTCGGTTCCGATGGTGTTAAACGCTCCCGTTCCGCCGGAAACGTCCACTGTGGATCCATTGATCATTACCGCGCTTTGTCCGAACTTCAGAGTGCCGCCGCCTTGTACAAAACATCCCTCTGTGACCTGCAGCTGCCGCCCGCCCTCCAGCATTCCGCCGGTCATGGTCATCTCCGCGCCGGTTACAGCGCCGGCCTCCATGAAACCGATGCGGATATGATTTTTCGGGCTGACAAGACTGCCGCCCTGCAGAAACCACTTCACCCCGCCGTTCAGCGTGATCGCATTTGAATTATTTAACAGCATGCCGCCGGTTTGAGTCACCGTCCAGCCCGGGAATCTTGAGTAAATACTTATATGTCCATCGCGCCCGATTTGTCCCATTACACCGTCGACCGGCAGCTGACCGCGCGTCCAGTAGGCGGAATTTGTAAGCTGCTTATTGAGACCACCAATCCAGGTTGTATCCGCCCATACACCCGCGGCAAAAAGCAGTCCCGCGGCCAATCCCGGTCTTAGTTTTTTCATCATATACCTCCTTGTTTATGTTACCCGTCCATTGCCTATAAACTCTGCATATTATGTATTATGAACTTCTGCGACAAAGAGCCAACGGTAAAAACCGGTCATAAATGCTACACTTTTTTAGACACGGATTTTTAACCGCCAGGCAACAGTGTTATGAGGCAACTAAAAAATTGGGATTTTTAACCGCCGAGTTCGCGGCGATCAGCAGTTTTCTCATCACGGCGGTTAAGGTGATTTTTTCGGGCGGTGATTCTCAGTTACCAGACGGGTATAAAACGCTTTCAAGTGCGGATTGCTCCGGCTCGCACTCACTGCCGCCATTACAGACACGCACGCAGTCGTTTGCGCCCGGCCATAGATGTGCCGGTGTCCTCTGAACGTGCTGCTGTTGCGATTGAACGGTACGGCTCCAACCAGCGCTGAGATCTCGTTGCGCGCCGGGTTTTCCCGCGCAAAGCCGCAGAGGAAAAAAACGAAACACGGAACATTTTATCCGCAGACCTGTAACAACACTAATTTAACCGCGGATGTCACAGATATAAACGGATAGTTAAACGGTGGAACGCGACCTCCAGACGCAGAGCCTGCGTCCCTCCAGTTTTGTATCTGCATAATCGGCGTTCATCTGCGGATAAAAAAACGCGCCGGAAAATTCCCTTGGCGACCTGCGGTAAAATTAATTATTATAAAAAAACAGCAGTCCCGATTCGCGGAGCTGCTGTTTTCATGGGTCAAGACCAGGTGTTGTTTTGACTCTATTTCAGCATCATTTAACGAAACTAGCGGGTGCCGAAAGTTCCAAATATTCCCAGCATCAGCAGACGCACTGAACCCGGTTCAGGAATGGTCGTAATCGTCAGCGTCGGCCAGTGTCTTGCTCCTTGCTGATGTTCTTTGGCGCCGATTCTATATCCATCAACCTTGGAGTCCTCATTGCCAATCCCCCAGTCCTGCAGGCTCAGACGGAAAACAACATACTTATCGCCTTTGTCATAGGCATTATTAAAGAGTGCAATCAGTGCGTCATCATCCCAGGCATACCGTGTTCCAGCAGCTGATTCGGGAGTCAGGAAATTATCCATGGAAAGAAGTGCGGCGGCCTGGTAATCGGCTGCAACCACTGAACCTGTATTCTTAAAGAATATATCTACTTTCAGATTCGGAGGAGTACCCACGATATCATTATAAAACCATTCGGCGTTGATCTTGCTGATGGTGTCACCGGCTGTGATTGGCGGTAGCTCATAGATATAGATCCCTTTAGAGATGTTCCAGTTGTTGGCAGCATCTCCCACAACAATATTTTGAGAATCCCGATCAGCAATACCAGTGCCAGGCCCATCCGGGTTTCCCGACAGATTTGGTACACGCGCATCGTCAACCGGATTGCTGGTCATAACCGTAGCCTGTGCGAGGCCGCAAACAGTGAATATCGCTAATATACTTTTTATATATTTCATATTTTCTCCTTATTTTTTATCGAAATCTGTCGCAGAATATCCCGTGGCTTGCCACGGGGAGGTTCACTTTGTATCTATTAATTTTTTCCTGGTCATTTTCTCTGCTGTCTCTCCCATTCCGTTCCTCCGTTATTAGTCTGTCACTGTTAATTTCAGTTCAGGGCGCCATGCTCTATTGCCATGATTTTGAGTTATAACAGTGTAATCATCCCGGTGTCCGTTTTTATCGCTGAGCGGGAATTTTTCTCCTCCCGTCCAGCGCAAACGAAATACAATAAATTTAAATTCCGGAGTGCTGCTACTGTAGTTTTTCTGAAGGACGGACAGCATGTCGTCGTTAGAAACCCGGACGAATCCCGGCGGTGTTTCGGCGGTCATGACGCGGTTGGCCGTGAAAACCGCCGGGGTCGCATAATCCGCAGCCGTTATGGATCCGGTGTTTTTAAAGAACACATCAAGCTGTACATTTGGCGGTCGGCCGTTGACTGCATGCAGGCGCCAGGCCATTTCTGCGTTCAGCAGTGCGGCTTTCTCCGGCAAATCAGGCAGTTCCATAATAAAAGCCGCTGCCGACAGATTATTCGCCTCATTGTCGCCGATATTCACATGCATGGCTTCGGTGTCCAATGGTTTTCCTTCCGCTCTGCCGTCCTGCGGAGCAAGGTCTGCCAGCCGCGCGTGTGCGAAGGAATTAATGCGGATATCTTTTGCCGCCAGTGAACCGGCGGTGATGAATGCCGCGATCGCCAGTATGATTCCTTGCTTCATGGATCTCTCCTTTGGTTGTTCTGTTTATTTTACCTTGTACTGCTGAAGTGTTGTTACCATTTCAGAAAAACGTTCCGCAATTGCTTCCGGATCCTCACCGCGGTTGTTCAGTACCTGTTCAAAAACTTTCCAGTCCACCGATGTGTTCCGGTATTCCGGATCCCGGTAGGCTTTGATCACACCGATGTGCGGGCCGAACAGATTGATATAGCGCGGCTTTACCAGCCTCACCGCCTGCAGCATGGAGTCGGCATCGGTTCCCCCTTCTGTTTGCGGCGGCGATTTCATCTCAGTTTCCACCGGAAAGCCGGCATCGCTGTATTGTTTCAGCAGCCAGTAGGTGGCTCGGGGCGACTGCTCCATATTTTCAATGTCAGAGAGGGTGACATCGCTCAGTCCGTTATTTCCCATCATAATGCGATGGATTAAACAATAATTCAGGAGCCGGTTCGCCTGCATATATTCACCGGTCTCTTTTTTGTACAAATAGCCGGCCAGAATCATGTTGATGCTGAGCGGCGTTGTTTTAAACGCCAGCCTGTACTGTTCAGACAGCCAGAGACAATAGTCATACCATGTTTCTACGGTCGCTCCGTCGTCGGCGGCTGCATCAAAGATTTCTTGTGTCCAGTACAAGCTGCTTCTGCCCGCAGACGTCACAGGGAAAACTTCCTCTCCAATATGGCCGATTCCGATACGAACAAATGAAATTGCAGGATTTCCATCATACCGTTTTCCGAATTCCGTGATTAAGCGTGTGAGATATTCCTGATATTTCGCATCCAGAAACAGCGGAATCTTGAGCGGTTTAGGGGTGTTTGTATATAAATTCCCCATGGTTATGTGTTCTGAATTATAATGTTTAACATCTGCACGCGCCCAGACGGGAAACGCATCCTGAATGCCGCCCCACGCATCGCTGAACGCCACCGGAATTGCCCACGGTGCAATGCAGATCGCCACAGATTTACCGCGTTCCTTCCAGTAGTCAATCACCTCATCGATGATTTCCCAGCGGTAAACACCCGGTTCCGGCTCAATCAACGACCAGTAAATGATCAGCATCATGCCGTCAATTTCCTCGATATCCGGGAAGAGGGTGGTTAGATGTGCGGCCTCTCTACCAATAAGCCCTGGCCAGTTAACGCCCTCGGATTTGTAACGGGCCGGATAAGCATATATTCCGTATAAAAATTCCGGAGGCATTTGCTGAGTAACTAATGCCGGCCGGCGTGCGACGTCTGTGTTATCAACAGTTGCAACCGTATATCCGTCAACAATGCCATTGCCGTTACCTGCCGTCCAACCCTGCAGACGCAGGCGGAAAGCCACATATTCCACACCGGCGGCGCAGGCGGTATTCAAAGCTGAAACCAGATCTGCATCATTTTCCCATATATATGTTGTCTGTTTAGTTGTGGTGGGCATCAGGAAATTCTGCAAAGAAAGGATCGCGGGGGCTTCGTAATCGGTTTTTTCTACAACGTTGGTGGTCTTAAAAAAAACGTCGACCTGCAGATTCGGCGGAGCGCCTCTTACATCGTGCAAAAACCATGACACACGGGCATTATCAATACTTTTACCGGCAGACGGTGCAGGCAGTTT
The Kiritimatiellales bacterium DNA segment above includes these coding regions:
- a CDS encoding beta-galactosidase, which encodes MLGSLLQYSVIFAWQFFMTGPGAYSDLLERHRAAVQILPLACDTVQSAIINPVEDARVGDIDQDGNGDGVWNQSDQFITTGDAAGNQNLSTAVFIFKLPAPSAGKSIDNARVSWFLHDVRGAPPNLQVDVFFKTTNVVEKTDYEAPAILSLQNFLMPTTTKQTTYIWENDADLVSALNTACAAGVEYVAFRLRLQGWTAGNGNGIVDGYTVATVDNTDVARRPALVTQQMPPEFLYGIYAYPARYKSEGVNWPGLIGREAAHLTTLFPDIEEIDGMMLIIYWSLIEPEPGVYRWEIIDEVIDYWKERGKSVAICIAPWAIPVAFSDAWGGIQDAFPVWARADVKHYNSEHITMGNLYTNTPKPLKIPLFLDAKYQEYLTRLITEFGKRYDGNPAISFVRIGIGHIGEEVFPVTSAGRSSLYWTQEIFDAAADDGATVETWYDYCLWLSEQYRLAFKTTPLSINMILAGYLYKKETGEYMQANRLLNYCLIHRIMMGNNGLSDVTLSDIENMEQSPRATYWLLKQYSDAGFPVETEMKSPPQTEGGTDADSMLQAVRLVKPRYINLFGPHIGVIKAYRDPEYRNTSVDWKVFEQVLNNRGEDPEAIAERFSEMVTTLQQYKVK
- a CDS encoding rhamnogalacturonan acetylesterase, which translates into the protein MNCLLSIVFALICAVSALAEVKVLVAGDSTVWNKAPKYGWGDCIEPHFKKGIKVTNLAIGGRSSKSFITEGRWDDLISRVVPGDVVFVQFGHNDQKILVGYEIGTHPDGEYKDNLRRFADEVAAKKGRLVFVTPPRRLTYKSSEPTVLRTDLQVYCDAMKEVAAEKKRPVVDLYALTGEGIQAMGEEKAWVLFDTGDRSHFSKTGAEWVAKLIMDTVRAENMLPAELLK